CCTGTCCAAACCGCACAAGCCCGCAGCAACTCGCCGCAGTACTCATCCAGCCCGAATAGACGGGTCTCTTTATAAGTGAAGCGTCTGGATTAAACCAGCTTCTCCAGCTCAGGTATTGCTTCGAACAGATCAGCTACCAGACCGTAATCGGCCACCTGGAAAATCGGCGCTTCTTCGTCCTTGTTGATCGCAACGATCACCTTGGAGTCTTTCATGCCGGCCAGATGCTGGATCGCGCCAGAAATACCGACCGCGATGTACAACTGTGGCGCGACGATCTTGCCGGTCTGACCGACCTGCATGTCGTTGGGTACGAAACCTGCGTCGACCGCAGCGCGGGAAGCGCCGACAGCTGCGCCGAGTTTGTCCGCCAGAGCGTACAGGTGCTTGAAGTTGTCACCGTTCTGCATGCCGCGACCGCCGGAAACGACGATTTTGGCAGCGGTCAATTCAGGACGATCAGACTTGGCCAGCTCTTCGCCGACAAAACTTGATTTGCCTGCATCGTGAGCAGCGGAAACTGCTTCGACCGTAGCCGAACCACCTTCAGCGGCAACCGGATCGAAACCGGTGGAACGCACGGTGATGACTTTTACCGCTGCGGAGGACTGAACCGTCGCAATGGCGTTACCGGCGTAGATCGGACGCTTGAAGGTGTCCGGCGATTCTACCGAGATGATTTCGGAGATCTGATCCACATCCAGCTGCGCAGCAACGCGGGGCAGGATGTTTTTGCCGTTGGAAGTGGCCGCAGCCAGGATGTGGCTGTAACCCGAGGCAAGCTCGACAACCAGCGGCGCGATGTTTTCCGGCAATTGGTGCGCGTAGGCAGCATTGTCAGCTGAAAGCACTTTACTCACGCCAGCGATCTTTGCCGCGGCTTCGGCAACAGCGCCTGCGCCAAGACCGGCAACCAGCACGTGAATGTCGCCGCCGATTTTGGCCGCAGCCGCCACGGTGTTCAGGGTGGCCGGAGCCAGCGTCGCGTTGTCGTGTTCGGCGATTACTAGGATAGTCATAGTCAGGCTCTCCAATTCAAAGCACCTTCGCTTCGTTTTTCAGTTTCTCGACCAGTTCAGCAACCGACTTGACCTTGATGCCCGCGCTGCGTGCAGCCGGTGCTTCGACCTTGAGGGTCTTGGTCGTGGAGACAGTGGAAACACCCAGAGCGTCCGGAGTCAGGACTTCCAGGGGCTTCTTCTTGGCCTTCATGATGTTCGGCAACGACGCATAACGCGGCTCGTTCAGACGCAGGTCGGTGGTCACGATGGCTGGCAGGCTCAGGGAAACAGTCTGCGCGCCGCCGTCGATTTCACGGGTCACCGCAACCTTGTCGCCGCTCACTTCGACTTTCGAAGCGAAGGTGCCCTGACCATAACCGCTCAACGCCGCCAGCATCTGGCCGGTCTGGTTGTTATCGCTGTCGATGGCTTGCTTGCCGAGGATAACCAGCTGTGGCTGTTCCTTGGCAACCAC
This genomic window from Pseudomonas sp. G.S.17 contains:
- a CDS encoding FAD-binding protein; amino-acid sequence: MTILVIAEHDNATLAPATLNTVAAAAKIGGDIHVLVAGLGAGAVAEAAAKIAGVSKVLSADNAAYAHQLPENIAPLVVELASGYSHILAAATSNGKNILPRVAAQLDVDQISEIISVESPDTFKRPIYAGNAIATVQSSAAVKVITVRSTGFDPVAAEGGSATVEAVSAAHDAGKSSFVGEELAKSDRPELTAAKIVVSGGRGMQNGDNFKHLYALADKLGAAVGASRAAVDAGFVPNDMQVGQTGKIVAPQLYIAVGISGAIQHLAGMKDSKVIVAINKDEEAPIFQVADYGLVADLFEAIPELEKLV
- a CDS encoding electron transfer flavoprotein subunit beta/FixA family protein; the encoded protein is MKVLVAVKRVVDYNVKVRVKADNSGVDLANVKMSMNPFCEIAVEEAVRLKEKGVATEIVVVSIGPTTAQEQLRTALALGADRAILVECADELNSLAVAKLLNAVVAKEQPQLVILGKQAIDSDNNQTGQMLAALSGYGQGTFASKVEVSGDKVAVTREIDGGAQTVSLSLPAIVTTDLRLNEPRYASLPNIMKAKKKPLEVLTPDALGVSTVSTTKTLKVEAPAARSAGIKVKSVAELVEKLKNEAKVL